The Branchiostoma lanceolatum isolate klBraLanc5 chromosome 12, klBraLanc5.hap2, whole genome shotgun sequence DNA segment CGAAATACCAAGAaaaagggcctgacagctcggttttactgagaaaacttaagaatgaccgcagatgacccgaaatggaacgcgcgatcagttcgaattacgtcagatcgaacatggttgttgccttcgaagtgtagtctactacctctgtactacagtttctctttacacccggttcgaagtctcgcagaatctccgccgaagtgtagtactactacccccgaggctgtagtagacttctgcagtagttttctttttacacccagaaaaaagctgtagtctactacagtagtagactaccatgtgtagtactacagttaaaaggacaagtgtaaattgggcctaactctgctgtaaccaataggaaattgggtgcttCAAAGGTTCTTAAGTAGATGGAGCATACTTATTAGTGACTTATAGTAAGACTTAAACGTACACCTCCTACTTTCTAACATTTTCTCAAGAAAAGGCACCCAATCTTTGTGTACCTAGATACTGAAAATCTTTATGTCTTGGTTCCTGTTTCTACGTTATCTGGACTATACAAAGACAAAATACAGAAGTGGAACTGGAAGTGATGATTCTAGACAAAAGCTGGTTGGTACATGTCGCTGGAATGTgtgtcatttttcttttgtattagagtcgattccacattaccgagagggtgctTGTTGcctttgttctaacatttgtaaaacctttgtaacaatctaagggagataagtgactgtttagaacagtttccaacattcatgtgatgttctaaatagtttctgctgtgttccaatatgttagacaaatttctaacattgcacatgttatttgtattattttcgaaactgttgcaacataggttgatcatttgttcctacatgttccaacattataacaacatggtataactgggtcagtgtgatgggaacagggcaattcacacattccttcaaagtataggggattaggcctgggtgccatgcatagacacctgaagacaaaagctccagacgtgaaatctaaaaatatacagaggcagacaatagagtgtgattagcacctacttttatgggggcaattacccaaatctgccatttgaaaaatgatgcaaattattccaacatgttcgaacagtgaaacaatcacatagatgtttgaaaattgttctatttaaagagatatttgtgcaattactttccaaatagttccaacatatataaataagttcaaacatgtttaaactttcattcttgattgtttgaacaatttagagctattttgactggaatagtcttttatctaaaattgtttgaactcactagcaatattacctgaaaaccctctcggtgacatggaattgactctaaagATGAAGGAAAATACATGCATACGTTCTATTGTATTTTACTGTCTGGTGGAAAGACTGGGCTtaagaaagaagaagacaaaaatgCAGAAGTAAACTTAAGGTTATTTGATTGTGTTGCAGCCAAAGACATCAGTAAGTACAGAGAAAGGTCCTCGTCACCTATGCCAGTCCAGGTTCCTGAGGTCAGTACGGGTAACTACCCCAACCTACCAACCACCTCTGAGTTACACGGCATCACGCTACAGGACGATCCTGAAGGTAACACTCCCAGTGTTGCACTTACAGTACAACACATTATAGACAGTATTCAGCTTTGAACAATGTTGTGAACAAATTAATACAATTAGTAGTTTATGGTTCCATCTAGAGCAGAATGCACTGTGGGTGATATGTCAAAAGGTGAATTCCCCTAACTTATATACAGTTCTTGCCTTGTCTAAACCAtgtttgatgtgttttgttAATGCTTTAggggccttaacctttgacatattacgcTTAGTGCATTTCACAAACCATAAACCCCCTTATTGCTCAGGTTGTTTCTCTAAGTTAACCATatccctgttgcctaaccctGTTAGGTTTGCTTAAGTCTGGTTAATGAATGGCCGGTTCAGCCATACCCTAGATTGGTTTGGTTTTCAGCCAAGTATATTTTCAAATCTAATAACTAAGAAATTGAATTGTTGTGACTTTAAAGTTGTAccccttccccccccccccaggtgtCCACAAGGAGTTGTTCGACGCGTACGTTTGTTACTGTAAACAGGACCGAGACTTCGTCATCCAGATGGTGGAGAGACTGGAGAGCTCGCAGTCCGGTCCCAGCGGCCGCCGCCTGAAGCTGTGCATCGACGACCGCGACCTTCTCCCGGGCACGGCGTACCTCACGGTCACTGCGGAACTCATCGAGAACAGGTAAACTAGTCCTTGGGCGTAATTTTGGGCCATTTTTCACCAGCAACTTTAGCCTTGGTGTGGCGTAACAGTTAGATCATTTGTCTCAGAACCAATAGGCTCCAGGTTTGATGCTTGCCATGTGCAATTCAGCTTTGCTACGAATAACGTATTTTGGGCAAGCACACGGGGTCACCCCTAGTCTTCTcaataaatgtgttgggtttTTTCACAaaggtttgacgccctaaagcttCCTCATGCACGCAGGCCAGCTGGCTTTacgccacccccccccccccccaccctccGATAGGACAATGCGACCTGTCGCGTCCAGACCCCGGGCGCaaactcgggccgctggctccacggaatttgaacccAGTTGTACCTAGTCAACCAAACTGGTTTGTTACCCCCAAGGGCAGTTTACCGGTTCTGAAACAACAAACACCATCAGTGAAGGTTcaagacatccaggtgataagatttGCAAGGAACAGTTACTCATTCAGTGACTGTTGCTTTGCTTGAGCAACAAACCAATTCAAAGCTTTATGATTGCATCTTTCTCTTGTTATCTTTTTGCCAGGTGTAAGCGTATGGTAGTGGTGCTGTCCCCTGAATTCCTGAACAGTCCAGAGTGCGACTTCCAAACAAAATATGCCATGAGTTTGTCTCCAGGTACGTTTACTACTTTTAGCCATGCCAATGTTATTTCGTTGTTTATGAGACATATCAAATTACTGTCAAACctgccaaagaagaccactcaagagaccaataaaatgttttttctcAATACCTTTCATTACTAACATTACAGTTTTTTCATATATCTGTAAGTATAAACAGCTTTGCTAGGAGATTTTTCTGAACATCTTTTTTTCCATTCAAACTTCAGGAGCAAAGAAGCAGAGACTGATTCCAGTCATGTACAAGCAAATCGAAGTTCCGCAGTTGTTACGCTTCGTCACGGTCATCGACTACGTCAAGGAAGAGCTCAAAAGCTGGTTCTGGGTTCGACTGTCAAAGGCTCTCTCTCGCCCCTAAAACACAACATCGAATTGTGCAAAACTGTTTTTCTATCattccacaaacaaacaaaaacactcaaCATACAGATTTTTGACCAACTCTTAGTCAGCTATTCTGGCCCATTCTGACACTACATTCCAGAAAATGTAATCTCAGGAATAGGTCAAAGGTGCTTGGAAGTTTGTAATGTCCCCTGTCCCGGTTCAGAGAT contains these protein-coding regions:
- the LOC136445960 gene encoding myeloid differentiation primary response protein MyD88-like, which gives rise to MATNTPSQDTEGENYDSIPARYLGVQTRKKLALWLNPARVAGTNWEDLADEMGFEYIEIENFKMKSSPMYDVLHVWSLKENATVGQLIQMLKSIERFDVLDEIQSSLAKDISKYRERSSSPMPVQVPEVSTGNYPNLPTTSELHGITLQDDPEGVHKELFDAYVCYCKQDRDFVIQMVERLESSQSGPSGRRLKLCIDDRDLLPGTAYLTVTAELIENRCKRMVVVLSPEFLNSPECDFQTKYAMSLSPGAKKQRLIPVMYKQIEVPQLLRFVTVIDYVKEELKSWFWVRLSKALSRP